Proteins from one Natrinema salinisoli genomic window:
- a CDS encoding winged helix-turn-helix domain-containing protein — MSRSRTEHDDADSATVLSALGSKYSAEILCAAGTPKSAQALSDDIEIPIATCYRRIEELVDAGLLTCEGRQLSDEGRRTNIYRRTLDKIEVDFSDEVPTFSRKRRTEAKNRLQDQLED; from the coding sequence ATGTCTCGGAGTCGGACAGAACACGACGACGCAGATTCGGCGACGGTTCTCTCTGCATTGGGCAGTAAATACAGCGCGGAGATTCTCTGTGCGGCTGGAACGCCGAAGTCGGCACAGGCGCTGAGCGACGATATCGAGATTCCGATCGCGACCTGCTATCGCCGGATCGAAGAACTCGTCGACGCCGGCCTGTTGACCTGCGAAGGTCGCCAGCTCTCCGACGAAGGCCGACGAACGAATATCTATCGACGAACGCTCGATAAGATAGAAGTCGACTTTTCAGACGAGGTCCCCACGTTCTCGCGGAAACGCCGCACCGAGGCCAAGAACAGGTTGCAGGATCAACTCGAGGACTGA
- a CDS encoding 7-carboxy-7-deazaguanine synthase QueE has product MPVSDSVDRESGSDSDAEDGDSPAGLPINELFYSLQGEGTLAGVPSVFVRTSGCNLRCWFCDSYHTSWEPTHAWLGLEEILAEIESHDADHVVLTGGEPLLHEESVGLLEALDERGYHTTVETNGTIYRDAPIDLASVSPKLESSTPTAERDPKGDGEWEARHERDRIDMDSLARLVETYEFQLKFVVTDDEDMPEILDLLADLRDVADGPVSDDDVLLMPEGATRERLEETRNRVAELAMEYGFRYTPRLHVDLWNDAPET; this is encoded by the coding sequence ATGCCCGTCTCCGATTCCGTCGATCGCGAGTCCGGATCCGACAGCGATGCTGAGGACGGTGACTCGCCCGCGGGACTGCCGATCAACGAACTGTTCTACTCCCTGCAGGGCGAGGGAACCCTCGCCGGCGTTCCCTCGGTCTTCGTCCGCACGAGCGGCTGTAACCTCCGGTGTTGGTTCTGCGACTCCTATCACACCTCTTGGGAGCCGACCCACGCGTGGCTGGGGCTCGAGGAGATCCTCGCCGAGATCGAGTCCCACGACGCCGATCACGTGGTCCTCACGGGCGGGGAGCCGCTGCTCCACGAGGAGAGCGTCGGCCTGCTCGAAGCCCTCGACGAACGGGGGTATCACACGACGGTCGAGACCAACGGCACGATCTACCGAGACGCGCCGATCGACCTCGCCTCCGTGAGCCCGAAATTGGAGAGCAGTACGCCGACGGCCGAGCGCGATCCCAAGGGCGACGGCGAGTGGGAAGCGCGCCACGAGCGCGACCGGATCGATATGGATTCGCTCGCTCGGCTGGTCGAGACCTACGAGTTCCAGCTGAAGTTCGTCGTGACCGACGACGAAGACATGCCGGAGATCCTCGACCTGCTCGCGGACCTCCGCGACGTCGCAGACGGCCCGGTCAGCGACGACGACGTCCTGTTGATGCCCGAGGGCGCGACCCGGGAGCGCCTCGAAGAGACCCGCAACCGCGTCGCCGAGCTGGCGATGGAGTACGGCTTCCGGTACACGCCGCGGCTCCACGTCGACCTCTGGAACGACGCGCCCGAAACGTAA
- a CDS encoding sulfurtransferase TusA family protein, whose protein sequence is MTDAAVPTELPDVDPDRTVDNRGRGCANGIAAVQRALEDLPDEAVLEIRSTDKRAKREYPQLAAQTPHELLGIESERTGLLTTVYTTYLRVRDA, encoded by the coding sequence ATGACTGACGCGGCCGTGCCGACGGAGCTGCCGGACGTCGATCCCGACCGGACCGTCGACAACCGCGGGCGCGGCTGTGCCAACGGCATTGCCGCCGTCCAGCGGGCGCTCGAGGATCTACCCGACGAGGCCGTCCTCGAGATCCGGAGTACGGACAAGCGGGCGAAGCGAGAGTACCCGCAGCTGGCGGCACAGACTCCTCACGAACTGCTCGGGATCGAGAGCGAACGTACCGGCCTGCTGACGACGGTTTACACGACGTATCTCCGCGTTCGCGACGCGTGA
- a CDS encoding redoxin domain-containing protein, which produces MVSNGDTAPRFTATVGTSDHESFDLEDRLGDGPVVLAFFPGAFTPPCTNEMVAFQERLDEFREAGARIIGVSADSPFSLGAFREEHGLEFELVSDMDREAIEAYELEIEIPDLGLHGIANRAVFVLGDDGTITYSWVADDPTNEPDYDDLLSAVDAA; this is translated from the coding sequence ATGGTCTCCAACGGCGACACCGCGCCGCGGTTCACCGCGACCGTCGGCACGAGCGATCACGAATCGTTCGACCTCGAGGATCGGTTGGGCGACGGCCCGGTCGTCCTCGCGTTCTTCCCGGGGGCGTTCACGCCGCCGTGTACCAACGAGATGGTGGCGTTTCAGGAGCGACTCGACGAGTTCCGAGAGGCCGGCGCGAGGATTATCGGCGTCAGCGCGGACTCACCGTTCTCGCTCGGCGCGTTCCGAGAGGAACACGGTCTCGAGTTCGAACTGGTCAGCGACATGGACCGCGAGGCGATCGAGGCGTACGAGCTCGAGATCGAGATCCCGGACCTCGGCCTGCACGGGATCGCCAACCGCGCCGTGTTCGTCCTCGGCGACGACGGCACGATCACGTATAGCTGGGTCGCCGACGACCCGACGAACGAGCCGGACTACGACGACCTCTTGTCGGCGGTGGACGCGGCCTGA
- the queC gene encoding 7-cyano-7-deazaguanine synthase QueC gives MTDTTTTTDSATDEQTSKRAVVLLSGGMDSATAAAVARDRGYEIYALHTSYGQRTEDRELECARRLADEFDAADFLRIETGHLSAIGASSLTDDEMAVADADMESDEIPTSYVPFRNANLLSMAVSYAEANDCEAVFIGAHSEDFSGYPDCRPEFFDAFERVVDVGTKPETDISIEAPFVEWSKTDIADRGVDLEVPYEHTWSCYRENEPACGTCDACAFRLQAFQNIGVRDPIEYAERPSYVDE, from the coding sequence ATGACCGATACCACCACGACCACCGATTCCGCGACCGACGAACAGACTTCTAAACGCGCCGTCGTCCTCCTGTCGGGCGGCATGGACAGCGCCACCGCCGCCGCCGTGGCCCGCGACCGGGGATACGAAATCTACGCCCTGCACACCTCCTACGGCCAGCGCACCGAGGACCGCGAACTCGAGTGCGCTCGCCGGCTGGCGGACGAGTTCGACGCCGCCGATTTCCTGCGGATCGAGACGGGACACCTCTCGGCGATCGGTGCCTCGAGTCTGACCGACGACGAGATGGCCGTCGCGGACGCCGACATGGAGAGCGACGAGATCCCCACTTCCTACGTCCCGTTCCGGAACGCGAACCTGCTCTCGATGGCGGTCTCCTACGCCGAGGCCAACGACTGCGAGGCGGTCTTCATCGGTGCCCACAGCGAGGACTTCTCGGGGTATCCCGACTGCCGCCCGGAATTTTTCGACGCCTTCGAACGGGTGGTCGACGTCGGAACGAAACCCGAGACCGATATTTCGATCGAAGCGCCCTTCGTCGAGTGGTCGAAGACCGACATCGCCGACCGCGGAGTGGACCTCGAGGTCCCCTACGAACACACCTGGAGTTGCTACCGCGAGAACGAGCCCGCCTGCGGCACCTGCGACGCGTGTGCGTTCCGGCTGCAGGCGTTCCAGAACATCGGCGTCCGCGATCCGATCGAGTACGCCGAGCGGCCGTCGTACGTCGACGAGTAG
- a CDS encoding competence/damage-inducible protein A, producing MNVAVVTVGDELLAGRTTDTNATWLCERLADRGVTVDRVTTVPDRVADIARVVNEYRAEYDAVVVTGGLGPTHDDVTMDGVAAALGRSVEEHDAALAWLEEDGYTRDDLASGTADLPAGARALHNEAGVAPGAVLEGVYVLPGVPSEMKAMFESIAEEFTGTATYRDAVVADEPESALLDRIAELRERFDVSVGSYPGESVRIELKGTDEATVTEATAWLRERVESP from the coding sequence ATGAACGTCGCGGTCGTGACTGTCGGGGACGAACTGCTCGCCGGACGGACGACGGATACGAACGCCACGTGGCTCTGCGAACGGCTCGCCGATCGCGGCGTCACCGTCGACCGCGTGACCACCGTCCCGGATCGGGTCGCCGACATCGCTCGCGTCGTCAACGAGTACCGCGCCGAGTACGACGCCGTCGTCGTCACCGGCGGGCTCGGGCCGACCCACGACGACGTGACCATGGACGGCGTCGCGGCCGCGCTCGGTCGATCAGTCGAAGAACACGACGCCGCCCTCGCCTGGCTCGAGGAGGACGGCTACACCCGCGACGACCTCGCATCGGGGACGGCGGACCTGCCGGCGGGCGCACGAGCGTTGCACAACGAGGCGGGCGTCGCACCCGGTGCGGTCCTCGAGGGCGTCTACGTCCTTCCCGGCGTCCCCTCGGAAATGAAAGCGATGTTCGAGTCGATCGCCGAGGAGTTCACCGGCACCGCGACCTATCGGGACGCGGTCGTTGCAGACGAGCCCGAAAGCGCACTACTCGATCGGATCGCCGAACTCCGCGAGCGGTTCGACGTCTCGGTCGGAAGCTATCCAGGCGAGTCGGTCCGGATCGAACTGAAGGGAACCGACGAGGCGACCGTCACGGAAGCGACCGCGTGGCTCCGCGAGCGTGTCGAATCCCCGTAA
- a CDS encoding 6-pyruvoyl trahydropterin synthase family protein, translated as MTERIGSQATEETVDASSVDGSVVGTRRILHVGRDRPIRISAGHRIQHHDGKCSRPHGHNYEIAVTVAGELTEEGWVADKGDITDVISEWDHMFLLEADDPLVEAFEAAGDDDGVVVLEHPPTAEVMSVLLERKLEAALPETVTDVAVQVSETSELCGGSEI; from the coding sequence ATGACTGAACGCATCGGAAGCCAGGCGACCGAAGAGACAGTCGACGCCAGTTCCGTCGACGGATCGGTCGTCGGAACCCGACGAATCCTCCACGTCGGACGCGACCGACCGATACGGATCAGCGCCGGCCATCGGATCCAGCACCACGACGGCAAGTGTTCGCGCCCCCACGGCCACAACTACGAGATCGCCGTCACCGTCGCGGGCGAGCTGACGGAGGAAGGGTGGGTCGCGGACAAGGGTGATATTACCGACGTGATCTCCGAGTGGGACCATATGTTTCTCCTCGAGGCCGACGACCCCCTTGTCGAGGCCTTCGAAGCGGCGGGGGACGACGATGGCGTGGTCGTCCTCGAGCACCCACCGACGGCCGAGGTGATGAGCGTGCTTCTGGAACGAAAACTCGAGGCGGCGCTGCCCGAGACCGTTACCGACGTCGCAGTACAGGTCAGCGAGACGAGCGAACTCTGCGGCGGGAGCGAGATCTGA